A single region of the Pyxidicoccus trucidator genome encodes:
- a CDS encoding discoidin domain-containing protein encodes MNVLTQRVQGAQRPGPWLARVCVVLAAVGAVIFAPVAQAQAGTVNLALNRPVTTSSAEPGLTGNFAVDGDAGTRWGSGFTTNEWIQVDLGASTTIARVVLTWETAYGKGYSVQVSADGTNWTNARVITDGDGGTDDLAVTGTGRYVRILGQVRGAIDYGYSLWELAIYGVGAASGDLARGRPATASSVEANAAHLAAQYAFDGDVGTRWSSAVLENQWVRVDLGSVQTLGKVSLDWEGAYASVYVLEGSNDDANWTALAPNVTNGTAGRRDVTVSGSARYVRMRGITRGTGYGLSLWSFEVYGPGGGPTDPPPQTTNQTVKLMFPELAYAKINVSPAPISITPTPEEGPTTPSVRNPPGPFIYELTFPPNTTVTMSKNQFSPTAPNTDIRMVVTTSTGTVLRAQSVSALAVQGAEWKVEIFSTGTNPDGRDRTIIPDPYVKVPPPAVTGAFAVVAPANNAMVTNTRRPTLQWAAATGATNYQVYVNISRDDYDWMARGSLLDRYTLMATTTGTSWTLTQDLPDRWTYKWYVVATFPSGNTSRSDLRTFSVYLPTVETQADAVPLINGMRDLNKNGTIEPYEDWHNPVTTRVNDLLSRMTLHEKALQMFFDAKTTPEAGFMMGPLSPQDIVDFQRASAATRLGIPHVDAGDSIHGFKTSWPTQPALAATRDLDTIYELGDMQRREQVAVGSRGTLSPLAEVGTKVLYPRIQEGSGEDADLAAGITRALIAGLQGGPEVNPHSIWVTTKHWPGQGAGGEAGITYDGTTIHYHMRPWHAALEAGTSGIMPGYAGSWLLGPEGYGAGDNPGILNYLRQQMGYQGVICSDWLPSGAWSRSANAGSDVMGGATPTQMGAFESEVSLTRINDSVRRILDLKFRLGIFEDPYRRGPAGTSEWHTADHKALVRRAAANAMTLLKNDGALPLRLNAGASIVVAGPRADDPSCMVTWRSDFHGTEFGDLTIYQAIKQRAEAAGITVYKDNAPAGVTPNAAIVVVGESYFTHGTEWDKEKPYLPGDPIGPAHDAKWGNQYGVITSFKSRNIPTTTVLILPRPYILTNVVPQTNALLAAYRPGDSGGPAVADILFGDVLPRGMLPWQLPRSLDQIGTDVENNQLEQWDLPFDLGATAAQRTEIRQKIAAGQPILPVYGNPLFQYGAGIQGFGLSDSTPPTAFTLQTPTPGSTITTKPTFTWTASSDPQTGIHRYEVFLDGSPFPVATTKTPSAVLTSTPIGNGAHTWFVRAYNWAGGVTTSATATFTMNDTAPPAAFAALVPAANQSVPGTITTFIWEQTTDVGAGVSQYVLNVDGTDRTPTATPRAYVGTTVNLALGKNVAATSNEFGSPNDAVDGLATTRWSSRIDVANPDTESITVDLGAVYSIKRVRLTWEAAFGRQYVVETSLDGATGWQTLSNQTNGDGGEDNLTGLSGVGRYVRMRGVQRATAYGYSLWEFEVYGVGTEQLSITGLNAGSHTWRVRAVDGAGNSTLSNGPITFTK; translated from the coding sequence ATGAATGTGCTGACGCAGCGTGTGCAGGGCGCGCAACGCCCCGGCCCGTGGCTGGCCAGGGTGTGCGTGGTACTCGCGGCAGTGGGAGCAGTCATCTTCGCGCCCGTCGCGCAGGCGCAGGCCGGGACGGTGAATCTCGCCCTCAACCGGCCGGTGACGACGTCCTCCGCGGAGCCGGGGCTCACCGGCAACTTCGCGGTGGACGGAGACGCCGGGACGCGGTGGGGCAGCGGCTTCACCACCAACGAGTGGATTCAAGTCGACCTCGGGGCGAGCACGACCATCGCCCGCGTGGTGCTCACCTGGGAGACGGCCTACGGCAAGGGCTACTCGGTCCAGGTGTCCGCGGACGGGACGAACTGGACGAACGCGCGCGTCATCACGGATGGCGACGGCGGGACGGATGACCTGGCGGTGACGGGCACCGGCCGCTACGTGCGCATCCTCGGGCAGGTGCGCGGGGCCATCGACTACGGCTACTCGCTCTGGGAGCTCGCCATCTACGGCGTCGGCGCCGCCTCGGGCGACCTCGCCAGGGGCCGGCCCGCCACCGCGTCCAGCGTGGAGGCCAACGCCGCCCACCTCGCGGCGCAGTACGCGTTCGACGGGGATGTCGGCACGCGCTGGTCCTCGGCCGTGCTGGAGAACCAGTGGGTTCGCGTGGACCTCGGCTCGGTGCAGACGCTGGGCAAGGTGTCGCTGGACTGGGAGGGCGCGTACGCCAGCGTGTACGTGCTTGAAGGCTCCAACGACGACGCCAACTGGACGGCGCTCGCCCCCAACGTCACCAACGGCACGGCGGGCCGCCGCGACGTCACCGTGTCGGGCAGCGCCCGCTACGTGCGCATGCGCGGCATCACCCGAGGCACCGGCTACGGCCTGTCGCTCTGGTCCTTCGAGGTGTACGGGCCCGGCGGAGGTCCTACCGACCCGCCCCCGCAGACCACGAACCAGACGGTGAAGCTCATGTTCCCCGAGCTGGCGTACGCGAAAATCAATGTCTCGCCCGCGCCCATCAGCATCACCCCGACGCCCGAGGAAGGCCCCACCACGCCGTCGGTGCGCAACCCGCCCGGGCCCTTCATCTACGAGCTGACCTTCCCGCCCAACACCACCGTCACGATGTCCAAGAACCAGTTCTCGCCCACGGCGCCGAACACGGACATCCGCATGGTGGTGACGACGTCCACCGGCACGGTGCTCCGAGCGCAGTCGGTCTCCGCGCTCGCGGTGCAGGGAGCCGAGTGGAAGGTGGAGATCTTCTCCACCGGCACCAACCCGGACGGGAGAGACCGCACCATCATCCCGGACCCGTACGTGAAGGTCCCTCCGCCCGCGGTGACGGGCGCCTTCGCCGTCGTCGCCCCGGCCAACAACGCCATGGTGACCAACACCCGCCGCCCCACGCTGCAGTGGGCGGCCGCCACCGGCGCGACGAACTATCAGGTCTACGTGAACATCAGCCGTGACGACTACGACTGGATGGCGCGCGGCAGCCTGCTGGACCGCTACACGCTGATGGCCACCACCACGGGCACCTCGTGGACGCTGACCCAGGACCTGCCGGACCGCTGGACGTACAAGTGGTACGTCGTGGCCACCTTCCCCAGCGGCAACACCAGCCGCTCGGACCTGCGCACCTTCTCCGTGTACCTCCCCACGGTGGAGACGCAAGCGGACGCCGTGCCGCTCATCAACGGCATGCGCGACCTGAACAAGAACGGCACGATTGAGCCGTACGAGGACTGGCACAACCCCGTCACCACGCGCGTCAATGACTTGCTGTCGCGCATGACGCTGCACGAGAAGGCGCTGCAGATGTTCTTCGACGCGAAGACGACGCCGGAGGCCGGCTTCATGATGGGCCCGCTGAGCCCTCAGGACATCGTCGACTTTCAGCGCGCCTCCGCCGCCACGCGGCTGGGCATCCCCCACGTCGACGCGGGCGACAGCATCCACGGCTTCAAGACGAGCTGGCCCACGCAGCCCGCGCTGGCCGCGACGAGAGACCTCGACACCATCTACGAGCTGGGCGACATGCAGCGCCGCGAGCAGGTCGCGGTGGGCAGCCGCGGCACGCTGTCCCCGCTGGCCGAGGTGGGCACCAAGGTGCTCTACCCGCGCATCCAGGAGGGCAGCGGCGAGGACGCGGACCTGGCCGCCGGCATCACCCGCGCGCTCATCGCGGGCCTGCAGGGCGGCCCGGAGGTGAATCCCCACTCCATCTGGGTGACGACGAAGCACTGGCCGGGCCAGGGCGCGGGCGGTGAGGCCGGCATCACCTACGACGGCACCACCATCCACTACCACATGCGTCCGTGGCACGCGGCGCTGGAGGCGGGCACCAGCGGCATCATGCCGGGCTACGCCGGAAGCTGGCTGCTGGGGCCGGAGGGCTACGGCGCCGGTGACAACCCGGGCATCCTCAACTACCTGCGCCAGCAGATGGGCTACCAGGGCGTCATCTGCTCGGACTGGCTGCCGTCGGGCGCGTGGTCCCGCTCGGCCAATGCGGGCTCGGACGTCATGGGCGGCGCCACCCCGACGCAGATGGGCGCCTTCGAGAGCGAGGTGTCGCTGACCCGCATCAACGACTCCGTCCGCCGCATCCTCGACTTGAAGTTCCGCCTGGGCATCTTCGAGGACCCGTACCGTCGCGGTCCCGCCGGCACCTCCGAGTGGCACACGGCGGACCACAAGGCGCTCGTGCGCCGCGCGGCGGCCAACGCGATGACGCTGCTCAAGAACGACGGCGCCCTGCCGCTGCGCCTGAATGCCGGCGCGTCGATTGTCGTCGCTGGCCCCCGCGCGGATGACCCGTCTTGCATGGTGACCTGGCGCTCGGACTTCCACGGCACGGAGTTCGGCGACCTGACCATCTACCAGGCAATCAAACAGCGCGCGGAGGCCGCGGGCATCACCGTCTACAAGGACAACGCGCCCGCGGGCGTCACGCCCAACGCGGCCATCGTCGTGGTGGGCGAGAGCTACTTCACCCACGGCACCGAGTGGGACAAGGAGAAGCCCTACCTCCCGGGCGACCCCATCGGCCCGGCGCATGACGCGAAGTGGGGCAACCAGTACGGCGTCATCACGAGCTTCAAGTCGCGGAACATCCCGACGACGACGGTGCTCATCCTCCCCCGCCCGTACATCCTCACCAACGTCGTCCCCCAGACGAACGCGCTGCTCGCGGCCTACCGCCCAGGCGACTCCGGTGGCCCGGCCGTGGCGGACATCCTCTTCGGCGACGTCCTCCCGCGCGGCATGCTGCCCTGGCAGCTCCCGCGCTCGCTGGACCAGATTGGCACCGACGTGGAGAACAACCAATTGGAGCAGTGGGACCTGCCGTTCGACCTGGGCGCCACCGCCGCCCAGCGCACGGAGATCCGGCAGAAGATTGCCGCGGGCCAGCCGATTCTCCCTGTCTACGGCAACCCGCTGTTCCAGTACGGCGCGGGCATCCAGGGCTTCGGGCTCAGCGACAGCACGCCGCCCACGGCCTTCACCCTGCAGACGCCGACGCCGGGCTCCACCATCACCACCAAGCCGACCTTCACCTGGACGGCGAGCAGCGACCCGCAGACGGGCATCCACCGCTACGAGGTCTTCCTCGACGGCAGCCCCTTCCCCGTGGCGACGACGAAGACGCCGTCCGCCGTGCTCACCAGCACGCCCATCGGCAACGGGGCGCACACGTGGTTCGTGAGGGCCTACAACTGGGCGGGGGGCGTCACCACCTCGGCCACGGCCACCTTCACCATGAACGACACCGCGCCGCCCGCGGCCTTCGCGGCGCTGGTGCCAGCGGCGAACCAGTCGGTGCCGGGCACCATCACCACCTTCATCTGGGAGCAGACCACCGACGTGGGCGCGGGCGTCTCGCAATACGTGCTCAACGTGGATGGCACGGACCGCACGCCCACGGCCACGCCGCGTGCGTACGTGGGCACCACCGTCAACCTCGCGCTCGGGAAGAACGTGGCGGCCACCTCCAACGAGTTCGGCAGCCCCAACGACGCGGTGGACGGCCTTGCCACCACGCGCTGGTCCAGCCGCATCGACGTGGCCAACCCGGACACCGAGTCCATCACCGTGGACCTCGGCGCCGTCTACTCCATCAAGCGCGTGAGGCTGACCTGGGAGGCCGCGTTCGGCCGCCAGTACGTCGTGGAGACGTCGCTCGACGGCGCCACGGGCTGGCAGACGCTGTCCAACCAGACCAACGGCGACGGCGGTGAGGACAACCTCACGGGCCTGAGCGGCGTCGGGCGCTACGTGCGGATGCGTGGCGTGCAGCGCGCGACGGCCTACGGCTACTCGCTGTGGGAGTTCGAGGTGTACGGCGTGGGCACGGAGCAGCTCTCCATCACGGGGCTGAACGCCGGCAGCCACACCTGGCGCGTGCGCGCGGTCGACGGAGCGGGCAACAGCACCCTCTCCAACGGCCCCATCACCTTCACGAAGTAG
- the msrA gene encoding peptide-methionine (S)-S-oxide reductase MsrA codes for MFFNPTKKLKLPGPEEALPGRSEEMPVPAKHEVLGTPLKGPVPEGHEEVVLGLGCFWGAERKFYQTPGVYSTAVGYAAGLTPNPTYREVCSGQTGHNEVVRVVFDPKKLSFEQLLRVFWESHDPTQGMRQGNDVGTQYRSGIYYTSEAQKRAAEASRDAYAKALQAKGFDAVTTEILPAPAFYYAEDYHQQYLEKNPGGYCGLGGTGVSCPIGVGVSA; via the coding sequence ATGTTCTTCAACCCCACGAAGAAGCTGAAGCTGCCGGGCCCGGAGGAGGCACTGCCGGGTCGGTCGGAAGAGATGCCCGTTCCCGCGAAGCACGAGGTGCTCGGCACCCCGCTCAAGGGCCCGGTGCCGGAGGGCCACGAGGAGGTGGTGCTCGGCCTGGGCTGTTTCTGGGGCGCGGAGCGCAAGTTCTACCAGACGCCCGGCGTGTACAGCACCGCGGTGGGTTACGCGGCCGGCCTGACGCCCAACCCCACCTACCGCGAGGTGTGCAGCGGGCAGACGGGCCACAACGAGGTGGTGCGCGTCGTCTTCGACCCGAAGAAGCTCTCCTTCGAGCAACTGCTGCGCGTGTTCTGGGAGAGCCATGACCCGACGCAGGGCATGCGCCAGGGCAACGACGTGGGTACGCAGTACCGCTCCGGCATCTACTACACGAGCGAGGCCCAGAAGCGCGCCGCCGAGGCCAGCCGCGACGCGTATGCGAAGGCGCTGCAGGCGAAGGGCTTCGACGCGGTGACCACGGAAATCCTCCCTGCGCCGGCCTTCTATTACGCCGAGGACTACCACCAGCAGTACCTGGAGAAGAACCCGGGCGGCTACTGCGGCCTGGGCGGCACCGGCGTGAGCTGCCCGATTGGTGTGGGCGTCAGCGCCTGA